A genomic segment from Fodinicola acaciae encodes:
- the nhaA gene encoding Na+/H+ antiporter NhaA, producing the protein MSKPSRAAAIAAAELARLLRTETVGGALLLAAAALALVLANTPLAGAYESIQKLTVGPDVLHLRLSLSSWAKDGLLAVFFYVAGCELKRELVTGELSSARRAALPAIAAMAGMVVPAVVCLAVGFGADGIGAAWPVPVATDIAFALAVLAISAPGLPPGVRIFLLSLAVVDDLGAILLIAALFTGKISLLALGIAVVLLAVFWLLQYGRVRSTWIYLPLVLGVWIAVHASGLHATLAGIALGLLTRVRTDADEDLPPAVRMEHLLSPLSAGVCVPLFAFFAAGVPVDGKALGGLFTDRVAIAVIVGLVVGKLVGVAGGALLAVRLRLGRLPDGMGIRDLLAVSLLAGCGFTVSLLIAELSFGESARGERITLAVMVGSVIAAVVAGIVLRVRARSS; encoded by the coding sequence GTGTCCAAACCCAGCCGTGCCGCCGCGATCGCGGCGGCGGAGTTGGCGCGACTGCTGCGCACCGAGACCGTCGGCGGCGCGTTGTTGTTGGCCGCCGCGGCTCTCGCCTTGGTCCTGGCCAACACGCCGCTGGCCGGCGCGTACGAGTCGATCCAGAAGCTGACCGTCGGGCCGGACGTCCTGCATCTGCGGCTGAGCCTGTCCAGCTGGGCCAAGGACGGCCTGCTCGCCGTCTTCTTCTATGTCGCCGGCTGCGAGCTGAAACGCGAGCTGGTCACCGGTGAGCTCTCGTCGGCGCGCCGGGCGGCGCTGCCGGCGATCGCCGCCATGGCCGGCATGGTCGTGCCGGCGGTGGTGTGCCTCGCGGTCGGTTTCGGCGCCGACGGCATCGGTGCGGCGTGGCCGGTGCCGGTCGCGACCGACATCGCCTTCGCGCTTGCGGTGCTGGCGATCAGCGCACCGGGCCTGCCGCCGGGCGTACGGATTTTCCTGCTGTCGCTGGCCGTCGTCGACGACCTCGGCGCGATCCTGCTGATCGCCGCGCTGTTCACCGGCAAGATTTCGTTGCTGGCACTGGGGATCGCCGTGGTGCTGCTGGCGGTTTTCTGGCTGCTCCAGTATGGCCGCGTGCGCAGCACGTGGATCTATCTGCCGCTGGTGCTCGGTGTCTGGATCGCCGTGCACGCGTCGGGACTGCACGCAACGCTCGCCGGCATCGCGTTGGGTCTGCTCACGCGCGTACGCACCGATGCGGACGAGGACCTGCCGCCGGCCGTACGGATGGAACACCTGCTCAGTCCGCTGTCGGCCGGTGTGTGCGTGCCGCTGTTCGCGTTTTTCGCCGCCGGCGTCCCCGTCGACGGCAAAGCGCTTGGCGGTCTTTTCACCGACCGGGTGGCCATCGCGGTGATCGTCGGGCTGGTGGTGGGGAAACTGGTCGGCGTCGCCGGTGGTGCGTTGCTGGCCGTACGACTGCGGCTGGGGCGGCTGCCGGACGGGATGGGGATCCGAGACCTGCTGGCCGTGTCGCTGTTGGCCGGCTGTGGATTCACCGTGAGCCTGCTGATCGCCGAGCTGTCGTTTGGCGAGAGCGCGCGCGGCGAGCGGATTACGCTCGCGGTCATGGTCGGGTCGGTGATCGCGGCGGTGGTCGCCGGCATCGTCCTGCGCGTACGCGCGCGTTCGAGCTAG
- the eccE gene encoding type VII secretion protein EccE has product MSIPPANPPAQPPAARGAARVGTPGQPPPSGPVRPVAQRRRGRLGAVAVGQVVTLQVAAAGVLLGLAFGPIGLAAGGFVAVVLLVFAFVPTGGRWLFEAIGLRWELAGRRRRRPRPNVEDPRLRALTELAPTLVLHDVLDRMNRVGIGSDGDGWFAAIAIANPVGLRAAGSAGLPLDALAEVLVEGGVRGVRIQLVTHAVPAPTAQLPAASPAVASYAQLPGLDAGAIAAQRHTWLAVRLPAEVAAAAAASRGGGPDGVAKALAATVGRLAKVFAAAGVDHRVLDAPALLDALARCCGVDAAGLTAERRFDERWDHVAVSGLAHRTLAVSRWPDQRPGEPGLIAALARTPGASTTVALTMDDPVDGVAGIRTAIRLAAPSSVLPAAVDAARGIAQRAGARLSALPGQQAAGMYATAPTAGGLR; this is encoded by the coding sequence ATGTCGATCCCTCCGGCCAACCCTCCGGCTCAGCCGCCGGCCGCACGAGGTGCCGCCAGGGTGGGCACGCCGGGTCAGCCGCCGCCGAGCGGTCCGGTCCGGCCGGTGGCACAGCGGCGCCGTGGCCGGCTCGGCGCGGTCGCCGTCGGTCAGGTGGTGACGCTGCAGGTCGCCGCGGCCGGTGTGCTGCTCGGTCTCGCCTTCGGGCCGATCGGCCTGGCCGCAGGTGGGTTCGTCGCCGTCGTCCTGTTGGTCTTCGCGTTCGTACCGACCGGCGGCCGGTGGCTGTTCGAGGCGATCGGCCTGCGCTGGGAACTGGCCGGCCGGCGGCGCCGCCGGCCGCGGCCGAACGTCGAGGATCCGCGGCTGCGCGCGCTCACCGAGTTGGCGCCGACGTTGGTGCTGCACGATGTGCTCGACCGGATGAACAGGGTCGGCATCGGCTCGGACGGCGACGGCTGGTTCGCCGCGATCGCGATCGCCAACCCGGTCGGCCTGCGCGCGGCCGGCAGCGCCGGGCTGCCGCTGGACGCTCTGGCCGAGGTGCTCGTCGAAGGCGGTGTCCGAGGCGTACGCATCCAGCTGGTGACACATGCCGTGCCGGCGCCGACGGCGCAGCTGCCGGCGGCCAGTCCGGCGGTCGCCTCGTACGCGCAGCTGCCGGGCCTGGACGCTGGCGCCATCGCCGCTCAACGGCACACCTGGCTGGCCGTACGACTGCCGGCCGAGGTCGCGGCGGCCGCGGCGGCGAGCCGGGGTGGCGGTCCGGACGGCGTGGCCAAGGCGCTGGCGGCCACCGTCGGCCGGCTGGCCAAGGTGTTCGCGGCGGCCGGCGTCGACCACCGCGTACTCGACGCGCCCGCGCTGTTGGACGCGCTGGCTCGGTGCTGCGGCGTCGACGCGGCCGGGTTGACCGCCGAGCGCCGGTTCGACGAGCGCTGGGACCACGTCGCGGTCAGCGGTCTCGCGCACCGCACCCTCGCGGTGAGCCGGTGGCCGGACCAGCGTCCCGGCGAGCCGGGTCTGATCGCCGCGCTCGCGCGTACGCCTGGGGCGAGCACGACCGTGGCGCTCACGATGGACGACCCGGTCGACGGCGTCGCCGGCATCCGTACGGCGATCCGGCTGGCCGCGCCGTCGTCGGTGCTGCCGGCCGCGGTCGACGCCGCGCGCGGCATCGCGCAGCGCGCCGGCGCCAGGCTGAGCGCGTTGCCCGGTCAGCAGGCCGCCGGGATGTATGCAACGGCACCGACAGCGGGGGGATTGCGATGA
- a CDS encoding WXG100 family type VII secretion target: protein MAGGQAYEQGAHASASNHVRQVAGDLQSELNQLANKLDAMHGGWAGKAAAKFHEVRTRWNDDTVQLINALNNIADLLQQVGATYDASEDNEQATFSNILSSLNVK from the coding sequence ATGGCCGGCGGCCAAGCCTATGAACAAGGCGCGCACGCGTCAGCCTCTAACCATGTCCGACAGGTTGCTGGTGACCTGCAGAGCGAGCTCAACCAGCTTGCCAACAAGCTGGACGCCATGCACGGCGGATGGGCCGGCAAGGCGGCCGCGAAGTTCCACGAGGTGCGGACCCGGTGGAATGACGACACCGTTCAGTTGATCAACGCGTTGAACAACATCGCGGATCTGCTCCAGCAGGTCGGTGCGACGTACGACGCGTCCGAGGACAACGAGCAGGCGACGTTCTCGAACATTCTCAGCTCGCTGAACGTCAAGTGA
- a CDS encoding universal stress protein, protein MRDPAGSAHGEESFSPSPAPVIAGFDGSASSEHALAYAAGLARRLGTRLVVVYVRSTGTVMPTGFGALDVLPDDIADADLIGQVGDVLSCCVVQWELVERMGSPDRELLAVADELRADAVVVGRSASRLHRLVGSVAGRIVRRCDQPVVVVP, encoded by the coding sequence GTGAGGGACCCCGCTGGATCAGCGCACGGTGAGGAATCGTTTTCGCCGTCACCCGCGCCGGTCATAGCCGGCTTCGACGGGTCCGCGTCCAGTGAGCACGCGCTGGCGTACGCCGCCGGCCTGGCGCGCCGGCTCGGCACCCGGCTGGTCGTCGTCTACGTACGCTCCACCGGCACGGTGATGCCGACCGGCTTCGGCGCCCTCGACGTGCTGCCTGACGACATCGCCGACGCCGACCTCATCGGCCAGGTCGGCGACGTGCTGTCCTGCTGTGTCGTGCAGTGGGAACTGGTCGAGCGGATGGGATCGCCGGACCGTGAGCTGCTCGCCGTCGCCGACGAGCTGCGCGCCGACGCCGTGGTGGTCGGCCGGTCCGCGTCGCGGCTGCACCGCCTGGTCGGCTCGGTCGCCGGCCGGATCGTCCGCCGCTGCGACCAGCCGGTCGTCGTCGTCCCCTGA
- the eccB gene encoding type VII secretion protein EccB: protein MTSRREQLEAYRFVTRRIGSALLFGEPETNELPMRRLGLSTFGSVMIAVLVVAAVGVIGFINPSGNTSWKNSQSITIEKETGTRLYYHDGRLSPILNFSSALLIVGSPNPPVNTVSRNSLADVPRGAAYGIVGAPDLLPSPQQLLKDPWSVCAGTIVDPSTGQKKYVGVSVGGGINGDDLGDKGVLVQPTGSSDVFLLWNNQRLKVPDANVERASLGWATASVVEVGAAFLNAVPAGPDLAKPTIDNAGQAGPPIGGRATRIGDVVELGNTPQFFVVLSDGLAVLPATAAKLMLAGGQPIQLDPTTYASATKSQTQSVVPKGYPLGDVPQLAAMNAPTSTVCASLSSSNGSDVRISTLASTPPAFTDKDPTVPPSNSTATTPTADRVYVPGGRGAVVRDLPAPGVTTGTLYLVTDSGVRFPIASQTDLGALGYGDVTPQAVSTNVLSLLPTGPTLSIQAARNAVVTGR from the coding sequence GTGACCTCACGCCGCGAGCAACTGGAGGCGTACCGGTTCGTCACCCGGCGGATCGGGTCCGCGCTGCTGTTCGGCGAGCCGGAGACCAACGAGCTGCCGATGCGCCGGCTCGGCCTGTCCACCTTCGGGTCGGTGATGATCGCCGTGCTGGTGGTCGCCGCGGTCGGGGTCATCGGCTTCATCAACCCGTCCGGCAACACCAGCTGGAAGAACTCCCAGTCGATCACCATCGAGAAGGAGACCGGCACCCGGCTCTATTATCACGACGGCAGGCTCTCGCCGATCCTCAACTTCTCCTCGGCGCTGCTGATCGTCGGTTCGCCGAATCCGCCGGTCAACACCGTCTCGCGCAACTCGCTGGCCGACGTGCCGCGCGGCGCCGCGTACGGCATCGTCGGCGCTCCTGACCTGCTGCCCAGTCCGCAGCAGCTGCTGAAAGACCCGTGGTCGGTGTGCGCCGGCACGATCGTGGACCCCTCCACCGGTCAGAAGAAATACGTCGGAGTGTCGGTCGGTGGCGGCATCAACGGCGACGACCTCGGCGACAAAGGCGTACTCGTGCAGCCGACCGGCTCCTCGGACGTCTTCCTGCTGTGGAACAACCAGCGGCTGAAGGTGCCGGACGCCAACGTCGAGCGCGCGTCGCTCGGCTGGGCCACAGCGTCGGTGGTCGAGGTCGGAGCGGCCTTCCTCAACGCCGTGCCCGCCGGCCCCGACCTGGCCAAGCCGACCATCGACAACGCCGGCCAGGCCGGCCCGCCGATCGGCGGCCGCGCCACCAGGATCGGCGACGTCGTCGAGCTCGGTAACACACCGCAGTTCTTCGTCGTGCTGTCCGACGGCCTGGCGGTGCTGCCGGCGACGGCGGCCAAGCTGATGCTTGCCGGCGGGCAGCCGATCCAGCTGGACCCGACGACGTACGCGTCGGCGACCAAGTCGCAGACCCAGTCGGTGGTGCCGAAGGGCTATCCGCTCGGCGACGTGCCGCAGCTCGCCGCGATGAACGCGCCGACCTCGACGGTCTGCGCGTCGCTGTCCAGTTCGAACGGCTCGGACGTGCGGATCTCGACGCTGGCCAGTACGCCGCCGGCGTTCACCGACAAGGATCCGACCGTGCCGCCGTCCAACTCGACGGCGACCACCCCGACCGCCGACCGGGTGTACGTGCCAGGCGGCCGTGGCGCGGTCGTACGCGACCTGCCGGCGCCCGGTGTCACCACCGGCACGCTCTATCTGGTCACCGACTCCGGCGTACGCTTCCCGATCGCCTCGCAGACCGACCTCGGCGCGCTCGGCTACGGCGACGTGACGCCGCAGGCGGTGTCGACGAACGTACTCAGCCTGCTGCCGACCGGGCCGACGCTGTCGATCCAGGCGGCCAGGAATGCGGTCGTTACCGGTCGATAA
- the eccD gene encoding type VII secretion integral membrane protein EccD: protein MPSAGAGLCRVTVVAPKTRIDLALPEDVPLAELVPTLLRYAGEEMAESGWANGGWALSRLGAAPLDTGRSCVQLEIRDGEQLHFTPRSAAPPEAVFDDVVDAIATASNDRGGRWDKQTSRLAGLTAAVVGLVLMAVVITTAGPPQFFGAAIAGFVTIGLIGASAVISRALSDARTGSVLGVMAIPYAFVTGLLALGGSRTLPQLGAPHVLVGFTLMTVVAILVALAVAESVPLFLAIAIASFFGAVGAAFVVLTPASAAGVAAVASAVAMGAAPALPLLSFRLARLPIPTIPTGPEDLKTDTQTVPGAQVLRRSQLADRFFTALLVATALIVGVTEALLVLDGSVYAWSLCAVIAFALLLRARVLRSTSQRLPVLITGLVGLGLLALGAAAGGNLLIRLAVVVTSMLAVVIVILLTGLVLPGRRFSPFWGRALDIIEVLLVVAIVPLVVGVLGLYSYVHGLNG from the coding sequence GTGCCAAGCGCAGGCGCAGGGCTGTGTCGCGTCACCGTGGTGGCGCCGAAGACCCGGATCGACCTCGCTCTTCCGGAGGACGTGCCACTGGCCGAGCTGGTGCCGACGCTCCTCCGGTACGCGGGCGAGGAGATGGCGGAGTCCGGCTGGGCCAACGGAGGCTGGGCGTTGTCCCGGCTCGGCGCGGCGCCGCTGGACACCGGTCGCAGCTGCGTACAGCTGGAGATCCGGGACGGCGAGCAGCTGCACTTCACGCCGCGTTCGGCGGCGCCGCCCGAGGCGGTGTTCGACGACGTGGTGGACGCGATCGCGACCGCCAGCAACGACCGCGGTGGCCGGTGGGACAAGCAGACCAGCCGGTTGGCCGGGTTGACCGCGGCGGTCGTCGGGCTGGTGTTGATGGCCGTGGTGATCACCACTGCCGGGCCACCGCAGTTCTTCGGCGCGGCGATCGCCGGCTTCGTCACGATCGGGCTGATCGGTGCGTCGGCGGTCATCTCTCGCGCTCTGTCCGACGCACGCACCGGCAGCGTGCTCGGCGTGATGGCCATCCCGTACGCGTTCGTGACCGGTCTGCTCGCGCTCGGCGGCTCTCGTACGCTGCCGCAGCTCGGCGCGCCGCACGTGCTCGTCGGATTCACCCTGATGACCGTGGTCGCGATCCTGGTCGCGTTGGCGGTGGCCGAGTCGGTGCCGCTGTTTCTGGCGATCGCGATCGCCAGCTTTTTCGGAGCGGTCGGCGCGGCGTTCGTCGTGCTGACGCCGGCCAGCGCGGCAGGTGTGGCGGCGGTCGCCTCAGCCGTGGCAATGGGGGCCGCACCGGCGTTGCCGCTGTTGTCCTTCCGGCTGGCTCGGCTGCCGATCCCGACGATCCCGACCGGCCCGGAGGACCTCAAGACCGACACGCAGACGGTGCCAGGCGCACAGGTGCTGCGGCGCAGCCAGCTCGCCGACCGGTTCTTCACCGCACTGCTGGTGGCGACCGCGTTGATCGTCGGCGTGACCGAGGCACTGCTCGTGCTGGACGGCTCGGTTTACGCGTGGTCGTTGTGCGCGGTCATCGCCTTCGCGCTGCTGCTGCGCGCACGTGTCCTCCGCAGTACGAGCCAGCGGCTGCCCGTACTGATCACCGGTCTGGTCGGCCTCGGTCTGCTCGCGCTGGGCGCCGCGGCCGGCGGCAATCTGCTGATCCGGCTGGCGGTGGTCGTCACCAGCATGCTGGCCGTGGTGATCGTGATCCTGCTGACCGGCCTCGTGCTACCGGGCCGGCGGTTCTCGCCGTTCTGGGGACGCGCGCTGGACATCATCGAGGTGCTGCTGGTGGTGGCGATCGTGCCGCTGGTGGTCGGTGTGCTCGGGCTCTACTCGTACGTGCACGGCCTCAACGGCTGA
- the eccCa gene encoding type VII secretion protein EccCa, with protein MATVLFRRPPRRNGPAMPRGEVLLESPPELPEQLPKSLGRFLQILPAIAGAGALAFLYAGRGGGPITYIAGGLFGVSMLGAMLGSFGGGGADEKAELNAERRDYMRYLAQVRRQVRRASKQQRASLTWRHPAPDALWSVVSGSRLWERRVTDDDFGELRIAVGPQRLAVKLVTPETKPVEDLEPMSAIALRRFVRTHTTVPDLPVALSIRAFGRIIVQGDRELATDFVRSMLAQAAALHSPDDLWVSICSPYDRWADWEWCKWLPHALRAGAGDAAGPGRRVAETLEELESEFEDLLAGRSRHSPNNPHVTDQPHLMVVLDGGEVTAECQLVGAGLQGATVIDMSGHVPRDVTRSTLVLRLERDRKGMPTVSIVSRTGASSVGAPDQLSWSQADGLARQLAPYRMSQASGGDEPLSVATELPDLLGVGEVGALTPAVTWRPRPNRERLRIPIGLSPDGLPVDLDIKESAQEGMGPHGLLIGATGSGKSELLRTLVAGLAITHSSETLNFVLVDFKGGATFAPLVNLPHTSAVITNLADELHLVDRMQDALNGEMVRRQELLRAAGNYSSVRDYERARLAGADLEPLPSLLVVCDEFSELLSAKPDFIDIFVQIGRLGRSLAVHLLLASQRLEEGKLRGLDTHLSYRIGLRTFSAVESRIVLGVPDAYELPSAPGHGYLKIDTQTMIRFRAAYVSGAYHAPGETPSAGRVAAAAKQVVPYTLAPVEVPRPDETPDADNGDDEDRVGETLLDVVVRRLTGQGPPAHQVWLPPLDDPPTLDDLLPPLSTDPNRGLCPAGWPGLGRLTVPVGIVDRPFDQRRDTMWAPLDGAGGHVAVIGGPQSGKSTMLRGLVTSLALTHTPREVQFFVLDFGGGTFAGLRGLPHLGGVAARTEAEVVRRVVAEVTTVLDEREKRFAELGIDSMATYRRRRAAGEITDDPFGDVFLVVDGWGTVRQEYEDLEQTITQIAARGLGYGVHVVISVARYLELRTNIRDLLGTKLELRLGDASESEIDRRTAQNVPTGSPGRGLAPGKLHFLGVLPRIDGKRSSEDLTDGVADLVHRMREAWPHAPAPAVRLLPTLLQVSEIPPPDDPAGLPIGINEAQLKPVMLDFQTDPHFLVFGDSECGKSAFLRHVLKGLVQRYTPDQARILIADYRRSLLGAVETEHVIGYAASSATLQPMVNDVKTAMTQRLPGPDLTAEQLRTRSWWKGPDLYVVIDDYDLVVTPSGNPVQALLEFIPQATDIGLHLIIARRSGGAGRAIYEPVIQRIKEIGSPGLVMSGSRDEGPLMGNVRPSTQPPGRGTMVRRKDGVQLVQLAYCPPDS; from the coding sequence ATGGCGACCGTTCTCTTTCGCCGTCCTCCTCGCCGCAACGGGCCGGCCATGCCCCGCGGCGAGGTGTTGCTGGAGTCGCCACCCGAGCTGCCGGAGCAGCTGCCCAAGAGCCTCGGCCGGTTCCTGCAGATTCTGCCGGCGATCGCCGGCGCCGGCGCGCTCGCTTTCCTCTACGCCGGCCGCGGCGGCGGTCCGATCACCTACATCGCCGGCGGCCTGTTCGGCGTGTCGATGCTGGGCGCGATGCTCGGCAGCTTCGGCGGCGGCGGAGCCGACGAGAAAGCCGAGCTCAACGCCGAGCGCCGCGACTACATGCGTTATCTGGCGCAGGTACGCCGGCAGGTCCGCCGCGCGTCCAAGCAGCAGCGGGCCTCGCTCACCTGGCGGCATCCGGCGCCGGACGCGTTGTGGTCGGTCGTTTCCGGCAGCCGGCTGTGGGAACGCCGGGTCACCGACGACGACTTCGGCGAGCTGCGGATCGCCGTCGGTCCGCAGCGGCTGGCGGTCAAGCTGGTGACGCCGGAGACCAAGCCGGTCGAAGACCTCGAGCCGATGTCGGCGATCGCGCTGCGCCGGTTTGTCCGCACGCACACGACCGTGCCGGACCTGCCGGTGGCCCTCTCGATCCGTGCCTTCGGCCGGATCATCGTCCAAGGCGACCGCGAGCTGGCGACCGACTTCGTACGCTCGATGCTCGCACAGGCGGCCGCGCTGCACTCGCCCGACGACCTGTGGGTCTCGATCTGTTCGCCGTACGACCGGTGGGCCGACTGGGAGTGGTGCAAGTGGCTGCCGCACGCGTTGCGTGCCGGTGCCGGCGACGCGGCGGGTCCCGGCCGGAGGGTCGCCGAGACGCTGGAGGAGCTGGAGTCGGAGTTCGAGGACCTGCTGGCCGGCCGGTCCCGCCACTCGCCGAACAACCCGCACGTCACCGACCAGCCACACCTGATGGTCGTGCTCGACGGCGGCGAGGTCACGGCGGAGTGCCAGCTGGTCGGCGCCGGCCTGCAAGGCGCCACGGTGATCGACATGTCCGGCCATGTGCCGCGCGACGTGACGCGGTCGACGCTGGTGCTGCGCCTGGAGCGTGACCGTAAAGGCATGCCGACGGTGTCGATCGTCAGCCGCACCGGCGCGTCCTCCGTCGGCGCACCGGATCAGCTGTCCTGGTCGCAGGCCGACGGCCTGGCGCGCCAGCTCGCGCCGTACCGGATGAGCCAGGCGAGCGGAGGCGACGAACCTCTGTCGGTCGCCACCGAGCTGCCTGACCTGCTCGGCGTCGGCGAGGTCGGCGCGCTGACGCCGGCGGTGACCTGGCGGCCGCGGCCCAACCGCGAGCGGCTGCGGATCCCGATCGGTCTGAGTCCGGACGGCCTGCCGGTCGACCTGGACATCAAGGAGTCGGCACAGGAAGGCATGGGACCGCACGGCCTGCTGATCGGCGCGACCGGCTCGGGTAAATCCGAGCTGCTGCGTACGCTGGTCGCCGGCCTGGCCATCACGCACTCGTCCGAGACGTTGAACTTCGTCCTCGTCGACTTCAAGGGTGGAGCCACCTTCGCGCCGCTGGTGAACCTGCCACACACCTCCGCCGTCATCACCAACCTGGCCGACGAGCTGCACCTGGTCGACCGGATGCAGGACGCGCTCAACGGCGAGATGGTGCGCCGTCAGGAGCTGCTGCGCGCGGCCGGCAACTATTCGTCCGTACGCGACTACGAACGCGCTCGGCTGGCCGGCGCCGATCTGGAGCCGTTGCCGAGCCTGCTGGTGGTCTGCGACGAGTTTTCCGAGCTACTGTCGGCAAAACCCGACTTCATCGACATCTTCGTCCAGATCGGCCGGCTCGGCCGGTCGCTCGCCGTGCATCTGCTTCTGGCGTCGCAGCGGCTGGAGGAAGGCAAACTTCGCGGCCTGGACACGCATCTGTCGTACCGGATCGGCCTGCGCACCTTCTCCGCCGTCGAGTCACGGATCGTGCTCGGCGTGCCGGACGCGTACGAGCTGCCGTCCGCACCTGGCCACGGCTATCTCAAAATCGACACGCAGACGATGATCCGGTTCCGCGCGGCGTACGTCTCCGGCGCGTACCACGCTCCCGGCGAGACCCCGTCCGCCGGTCGCGTCGCCGCCGCCGCGAAACAGGTCGTCCCGTACACCTTGGCGCCGGTCGAGGTGCCGCGCCCGGACGAGACGCCGGATGCCGACAACGGCGACGACGAGGACCGAGTCGGCGAGACCTTGCTGGACGTCGTCGTACGCCGCCTGACCGGCCAGGGCCCGCCAGCGCACCAGGTCTGGCTGCCGCCGCTCGATGACCCGCCGACCTTGGACGACCTCCTTCCACCCCTCAGCACCGACCCCAACCGCGGCCTCTGCCCGGCCGGCTGGCCGGGACTGGGAAGGTTGACCGTGCCTGTCGGCATCGTCGACCGGCCCTTCGACCAGCGACGCGACACGATGTGGGCTCCACTCGACGGCGCCGGCGGTCACGTCGCCGTCATCGGTGGTCCGCAGAGCGGCAAGAGCACGATGCTGCGCGGCCTCGTGACATCGCTCGCGCTGACGCATACCCCTCGCGAGGTGCAGTTCTTCGTCCTGGACTTCGGTGGCGGCACGTTCGCCGGCCTGCGCGGACTACCGCATCTCGGTGGCGTGGCCGCACGTACCGAGGCCGAGGTGGTCCGCCGAGTGGTCGCGGAGGTCACCACGGTCCTGGACGAGCGCGAAAAGCGGTTCGCCGAGCTCGGCATCGATTCGATGGCGACCTACCGGCGCCGCCGCGCCGCCGGTGAGATCACCGACGATCCGTTCGGCGACGTCTTCCTGGTTGTCGACGGCTGGGGCACCGTACGGCAGGAATACGAGGACTTGGAGCAGACGATCACGCAGATCGCCGCTCGAGGTCTCGGCTACGGCGTACACGTCGTCATCTCCGTCGCGCGTTATCTGGAGCTGCGCACGAACATCCGCGACCTGCTCGGCACAAAGCTCGAGCTGCGACTGGGCGACGCCAGCGAGTCCGAGATCGACCGGCGGACCGCGCAGAATGTGCCGACCGGCTCGCCGGGCCGCGGCCTCGCGCCGGGAAAGCTGCATTTTCTCGGTGTGCTGCCGCGTATTGACGGGAAACGTTCCTCCGAAGACCTCACTGACGGCGTCGCGGATCTCGTACACCGCATGCGTGAAGCCTGGCCGCACGCGCCGGCACCGGCCGTACGTCTGCTGCCGACGCTCTTGCAGGTCTCCGAAATCCCGCCGCCGGACGACCCGGCCGGCCTGCCGATCGGTATCAATGAAGCTCAGCTGAAGCCCGTGATGCTGGACTTCCAGACCGATCCGCATTTCCTGGTCTTCGGCGACTCGGAATGCGGCAAGTCGGCATTCCTGCGGCACGTGCTGAAGGGCCTCGTCCAGCGCTACACACCGGACCAGGCACGGATCCTCATCGCCGACTATCGACGCAGTCTGCTCGGAGCCGTGGAAACGGAACACGTCATCGGCTATGCGGCGTCGAGCGCGACACTCCAGCCAATGGTCAACGACGTCAAGACAGCCATGACGCAACGGCTGCCGGGACCCGATCTGACCGCCGAGCAGTTGCGCACGCGCAGCTGGTGGAAAGGACCGGATCTCTACGTCGTCATCGACGATTACGACTTGGTCGTCACACCGTCCGGCAACCCGGTCCAAGCCCTCCTGGAGTTCATCCCGCAAGCGACCGACATCGGTCTGCACCTGATCATCGCGCGCCGGTCCGGTGGCGCCGGACGGGCCATCTACGAGCCGGTTATCCAGCGAATCAAGGAGATTGGCAGTCCCGGCCTGGTGATGTCCGGCAGCCGCGACGAGGGACCGCTGATGGGTAACGTACGGCCGTCGACACAGCCGCCCGGCCGCGGCACGATGGTGCGTCGTAAGGATGGCGTACAGCTGGTGCAGCTGGCCTACTGTCCGCCTGATTCGTGA
- a CDS encoding MarR family winged helix-turn-helix transcriptional regulator, translating to MSVDVRAVDPFRLGLGEDPRRAVADGLVDTASRLIRLVARERVGAGTLSTSQVLVLALLDELGPTRISRLADYERCSQPAMTALVARLEAQGLVTRRSDESDRRAVLVSVTSYGLSRLDESRDALRVRIMAILDDLTAEQQRRLGRAVTEIQSLLGLSGGPSAGIGDRNHVSGSGPDA from the coding sequence GTGAGCGTCGACGTACGCGCGGTCGACCCGTTCCGGCTGGGACTGGGTGAGGATCCGCGGCGCGCGGTCGCGGACGGCCTGGTCGACACGGCCAGTCGGCTGATCCGCCTGGTGGCGCGCGAGCGCGTCGGTGCCGGCACGCTGTCGACCTCGCAGGTGCTGGTGCTCGCGCTGCTGGACGAGCTCGGTCCGACCCGGATCAGCCGGCTGGCCGACTACGAGCGCTGCTCACAGCCGGCGATGACCGCGCTGGTGGCGCGGCTGGAGGCGCAGGGCCTGGTGACCCGCCGGTCCGACGAGTCCGACCGGCGCGCCGTGCTGGTCTCGGTGACGTCGTACGGCCTGTCCCGGCTGGACGAGTCGCGCGACGCGCTCCGCGTCCGAATTATGGCGATCCTGGACGATCTGACCGCCGAGCAACAGCGTCGGCTGGGTCGTGCGGTCACGGAAATTCAGTCACTTTTAGGGCTGTCCGGCGGGCCGTCCGCCGGGATAGGTGATAGAAACCACGTGTCCGGCTCCGGGCCGGACGCCTGA